In Nocardioides marinus, one DNA window encodes the following:
- a CDS encoding 3-methyladenine DNA glycosylase, translating into MQVGTVLSRAEWEPLAEAHAARVDRFVRPHLERREARVKHPVHDFLFTYYSQRPAQLRRWHPGVGVALEDAPEHAGWKGYRVSTTLAGARCSTTGPAVDGARCSTSGPADADARSGARVEVDPAYVASQRPLVEAIRRLLVATASRPAQLGCFGLHEWAMVHRASEHGTRHEWPLRLGERGTDEVVEGHRITCTHFDAFRFFTPSARPLNTLSPGSKDREEFEQPGCLHSGMDLYKHAFRLSPMVPSDLVADCFELAWDIRVLDMRASPYDLADLGLEPVRIETAEGKRTYAAAQAAFAERGAPLRARLVEACDALLV; encoded by the coding sequence ATGCAGGTGGGCACGGTGCTGTCGCGGGCGGAGTGGGAGCCGCTCGCCGAGGCGCACGCCGCGCGCGTGGACCGGTTCGTCCGGCCGCACCTCGAGCGCCGCGAGGCCCGGGTCAAGCATCCCGTCCACGACTTCCTGTTCACCTACTACTCCCAGCGGCCCGCGCAGCTGCGGCGCTGGCACCCAGGTGTCGGCGTAGCGCTCGAGGACGCGCCCGAGCACGCGGGCTGGAAGGGCTACCGGGTCTCGACGACGCTCGCTGGCGCTCGCTGCTCGACCACCGGACCCGCCGTCGATGGCGCTCGCTGCTCGACCAGCGGACCCGCCGACGCCGACGCCCGCTCAGGGGCACGAGTCGAGGTGGACCCGGCGTACGTCGCCTCCCAGCGCCCGCTCGTCGAGGCGATCCGACGGCTGCTGGTGGCCACCGCGTCGCGGCCGGCGCAGCTGGGCTGCTTCGGGCTGCACGAGTGGGCGATGGTGCACCGCGCCTCCGAGCACGGCACCCGGCACGAGTGGCCGCTGCGGCTCGGCGAGCGCGGCACCGACGAGGTGGTCGAGGGGCACCGGATCACCTGCACGCACTTCGACGCGTTCCGCTTCTTCACCCCCTCCGCCCGGCCGCTCAACACCCTGAGCCCGGGGTCGAAGGACCGCGAGGAGTTCGAGCAGCCGGGCTGCCTGCACTCCGGGATGGACCTCTACAAGCACGCCTTCCGGCTCAGCCCGATGGTGCCCTCCGACCTGGTCGCCGACTGCTTCGAGCTGGCGTGGGACATCCGCGTGCTCGACATGCGCGCGTCGCCGTACGACCTGGCCGACCTCGGGCTGGAGCCGGTGCGCATCGAGACCGCCGAGGGCAAGCGGACCTACGCCGCCGCACAGGCCGCGTTCGCCGAGCGGGGCGCTCCCCTGCGCGCCCGCCTGGTCGAGGCGTGCGACGCGCTGCTGGTCTGA
- a CDS encoding D-arabinono-1,4-lactone oxidase → MSITGNTWRNWSGSVHCTPQRLAAPTSTAEVAQVLAEAVRDGLTVRPVGSGHSFTPLCATDGVQLRLDGMSRLLGHTPDGRVRVHAGMSLRTLNRELDRLGLALPNLGDVDPQTVAGAIGTGTHGTGDRLHGIAKAVVGVQLVTASGDVVEVDEKHPWFGAVRVSLGALGIVTEVTLQCVPAFLLHAREEPMPLPEVLERLPELVGGNDHCEFYWFPHTEKALLKRNNRVPEGTEPAPIGRLRGLVDDELLSNGAFEVLNRVAHARPSLVPRINAFSGSALSAREFVAPSHEVFVSRRRVRFHESEFAMPRAALPEVIAALQRWFATSGEHVSFPIEVRFTAADDVWLSTAHERESCYVAVHTYHRQDPASYFAAAQEVFVAHDGRPHWGKRHTLDAAYLSRAYARFDDVLAIRDEADPHRLLTNDHLTQVLGD, encoded by the coding sequence ATGAGCATCACCGGGAACACCTGGCGCAACTGGAGCGGCAGCGTGCACTGCACCCCGCAGCGGCTGGCCGCCCCCACCTCGACCGCCGAGGTCGCGCAGGTGCTCGCCGAGGCCGTCCGGGACGGGCTCACCGTCCGCCCGGTCGGCTCGGGCCACTCCTTCACCCCGCTGTGCGCGACCGACGGGGTGCAGCTGCGGCTCGACGGCATGTCCCGGCTGCTCGGGCACACCCCCGACGGGCGGGTGCGGGTGCACGCGGGGATGTCGCTGCGCACCCTCAACCGTGAGCTGGACCGGCTGGGCCTGGCGCTGCCCAACCTCGGCGACGTCGACCCGCAGACCGTGGCCGGCGCGATCGGCACCGGCACCCACGGCACCGGTGACCGGTTGCACGGCATCGCCAAGGCCGTCGTCGGGGTGCAGCTGGTGACGGCGTCGGGCGACGTGGTGGAGGTCGACGAGAAGCACCCGTGGTTCGGTGCGGTGCGGGTCTCCCTGGGCGCGCTGGGCATCGTCACCGAGGTCACCCTGCAGTGCGTGCCGGCCTTCCTCCTGCACGCACGGGAGGAGCCGATGCCGCTGCCGGAGGTCCTCGAGCGGCTGCCCGAGCTCGTCGGCGGCAACGACCACTGCGAGTTCTACTGGTTCCCCCACACCGAGAAGGCGCTGCTCAAGCGCAACAACCGCGTCCCCGAGGGCACCGAGCCCGCGCCGATCGGCCGGCTGCGCGGCCTGGTGGACGACGAGCTGCTCAGCAACGGCGCGTTCGAGGTGCTCAACCGGGTCGCCCACGCCCGGCCCTCGCTGGTGCCGCGGATCAACGCCTTCTCCGGCTCCGCCCTCTCGGCACGGGAGTTCGTCGCGCCCTCCCACGAGGTCTTCGTGTCGCGGCGCCGGGTCCGCTTCCACGAGTCGGAGTTCGCGATGCCGCGGGCGGCGCTGCCGGAGGTGATCGCTGCCCTGCAGCGGTGGTTCGCGACCAGCGGCGAGCACGTGTCGTTCCCCATCGAGGTGCGCTTCACCGCCGCCGACGACGTGTGGCTCTCCACGGCCCACGAGCGCGAGAGCTGCTACGTGGCGGTGCACACCTACCACCGCCAGGACCCCGCGTCGTACTTCGCCGCCGCCCAGGAGGTCTTCGTCGCCCACGACGGCCGACCGCACTGGGGCAAGCGGCACACCCTCGACGCGGCGTACCTCTCGCGGGCCTACGCGCGCTTCGACGACGTCCTCGCGATCCGCGACGAGGCCGACCCGCACCGACTGCTCACCAACGACCACCTCACGCAGGTCCTGGGCGACTGA
- a CDS encoding alpha/beta fold hydrolase, whose protein sequence is MLTEINGHLTHLVDTGDGPRVLVTHGGWIGNWELWKLQAEQLSRQGWRVIAYDHRGSGRHSAPVDEISLAAMVDDLFAVLDHCGVERCVLAGESMGSLVVERAAVAAPERFSHLVVVAGAARFPRTPPLRAFGAALGWRYDLTLRMFVRMAAPERGGRAVRPWGLSFLRQADPDAARHLFSVLAGSDQREVVRRITVPTLVVHGTADLIVPYPFGRELTRLVPDARLVTMPWVGHVPTMTRPQEICAAIEEFVGG, encoded by the coding sequence GTGCTGACGGAGATCAACGGCCACCTCACCCACCTCGTGGACACCGGCGACGGGCCGCGCGTGCTGGTGACCCACGGCGGTTGGATCGGCAACTGGGAGCTGTGGAAGCTGCAGGCCGAGCAGCTGAGCCGTCAGGGCTGGCGGGTCATCGCCTACGACCACCGCGGCAGCGGTCGGCACTCCGCACCCGTCGACGAGATCAGCCTGGCGGCGATGGTGGACGACCTCTTCGCCGTGCTCGACCACTGCGGCGTCGAGCGCTGCGTGCTGGCCGGGGAGTCGATGGGCTCGCTCGTCGTCGAGCGCGCGGCGGTCGCCGCTCCGGAGCGGTTCAGCCACCTGGTCGTGGTGGCCGGGGCGGCTCGATTCCCCCGCACTCCCCCGTTGCGCGCCTTCGGCGCCGCCCTGGGGTGGCGCTACGACCTGACCCTGCGGATGTTCGTCCGGATGGCCGCACCGGAACGCGGCGGACGGGCCGTGCGCCCCTGGGGGCTGTCGTTCCTGCGACAGGCCGATCCCGACGCGGCCCGGCACCTCTTCTCGGTGCTGGCGGGGAGCGACCAGCGCGAGGTCGTACGTCGGATCACCGTGCCCACCCTGGTCGTGCACGGCACCGCGGACCTGATCGTCCCCTACCCGTTCGGCCGTGAGCTGACGCGGCTGGTCCCCGACGCCCGCCTGGTCACGATGCCGTGGGTCGGGCACGTGCCGACGATGACCCGGCCGCAGGAGATCTGTGCCGCGATCGAGGAGTTCGTCGGAGGCTGA
- a CDS encoding lysine N(6)-hydroxylase/L-ornithine N(5)-oxygenase family protein, whose protein sequence is MTVHDLLGIGLGPFNLGLAALADPLPDVDAVFLEGRDEVSWHPGMMLPEATLQVPFLADLVTMADPTSRWSFLAFLKETERLYPFYVRESFYPLRSEYDDYLRWVAERLPSVRLGQRVTGVERGPDGVYTVTTAAGHAWHARRLVLGVGTRPALPDSVRAAGGPAVHTADYLPAREQLQQCRTITVVGSGQSAAEVYHDLLAAGPEHDYDLVWLTRSPRFFPMEYTKLTLELTSPEYSTYFQGLPDATRARLLREQRSLYKGISGDLVDAISDLHYRLRVQGHGPRTTLVTNTALTGATWDGTAYDLALHHDETGEDFALRTDGLVLGTGYRAQLPDFVEGIRDRLRLDAEGRPCADASYAVDVTGREVFVQNAEEHTHGFVAPDLGMGAHRSATILNAVTGREAYPVEKRVATQTFGVPEHLRAHPTHEPQEVSA, encoded by the coding sequence ATGACGGTCCACGACCTGCTCGGCATCGGCCTGGGCCCCTTCAACCTGGGCCTGGCCGCGCTCGCCGACCCGCTGCCCGACGTCGACGCGGTGTTCCTCGAGGGTCGCGACGAGGTGTCCTGGCACCCCGGGATGATGCTGCCCGAGGCGACGCTGCAGGTGCCGTTCCTGGCCGACCTCGTGACGATGGCCGACCCCACCTCCCGGTGGTCCTTCCTGGCCTTCCTCAAGGAGACCGAGCGGCTCTACCCCTTCTACGTGCGCGAGTCGTTCTATCCGCTGCGCAGCGAGTACGACGACTACCTCCGCTGGGTCGCGGAGCGCCTGCCGTCGGTGCGCCTCGGGCAGCGGGTGACGGGCGTCGAGCGGGGGCCCGACGGGGTCTACACCGTGACCACGGCTGCCGGCCACGCCTGGCACGCGCGGCGGCTGGTCCTGGGCGTCGGCACGCGACCGGCGCTGCCCGACAGTGTCCGGGCCGCCGGCGGCCCGGCGGTGCACACCGCGGACTACCTGCCCGCCCGCGAGCAGCTGCAGCAGTGCCGCACCATCACCGTCGTCGGCAGCGGCCAGAGCGCCGCCGAGGTCTACCACGACCTGCTGGCCGCCGGTCCCGAGCACGACTACGACCTGGTGTGGCTCACGCGCAGCCCGCGCTTCTTCCCGATGGAGTACACCAAGCTCACCCTCGAGCTGACCTCCCCGGAGTACTCCACCTACTTCCAGGGCCTCCCCGACGCCACCCGCGCGCGGCTGCTGCGCGAGCAGCGCAGCCTCTACAAGGGCATCAGCGGCGACCTCGTCGACGCGATCTCCGACCTGCACTACCGGCTGCGGGTCCAGGGCCACGGCCCCCGCACCACCCTGGTCACCAACACGGCGCTGACCGGCGCCACCTGGGACGGCACGGCCTACGACCTCGCGCTCCACCACGACGAGACCGGCGAGGACTTCGCGCTGCGCACCGACGGACTGGTGCTCGGCACGGGCTACCGCGCACAGCTGCCCGACTTCGTCGAGGGGATCCGCGACCGCCTGCGGCTCGACGCGGAGGGCCGGCCGTGCGCGGACGCGTCGTACGCCGTCGACGTCACCGGCCGCGAGGTCTTCGTGCAGAACGCCGAGGAGCACACCCACGGGTTCGTCGCCCCCGACCTCGGCATGGGCGCGCACCGCAGCGCCACCATCCTCAACGCCGTCACCGGTCGCGAGGCCTACCCGGTCGAGAAGCGGGTGGCCACCCAGACCTTCGGCGTGCCCGAGCACCTGCGCGCGCACCCGACGCACGAGCCCCAGGAGGTCTCCGCATGA
- a CDS encoding alanine racemase, producing MVDRRAQLLSATAHLEAPLGIVDDDALVANADDLVRRAGGVPIRVATKSVRVRSVVEEVLRRPGFAGVMTYSLAESVWLADLGHDDVLLAYPSVSRASLHDLAAEEQRLAAITVMVDSTDHLDLVDAVLGAGRPTIRVCLDVDASLRLGPIHLGARRSPVHTVEEAERLARAVAERPGFALVGLMFYDAQIAGVPDSSPAVRLMKRRSAAELVDRRATVVATVGRHAELEIVNAGGTGSLHVVGGDPVLTELTAGSGLFAPTLFDGYAGFSPRPAGYYALDVVRRPAADLATLFSGGFIASGPTGASRAPTPVWPEDLALTRAEGAGEVQTPVRGAGAGALAVGDRVLLRHAKAGEMCERLAEVARVDADGTARVVPTYRGEGRVFG from the coding sequence ATGGTCGACCGGCGAGCCCAGCTGCTGTCCGCGACTGCCCACCTCGAGGCGCCGCTCGGGATCGTCGACGACGACGCACTGGTCGCGAACGCCGACGACCTGGTCCGACGCGCCGGGGGAGTGCCGATCCGGGTCGCGACCAAGTCGGTGCGGGTGCGTTCGGTGGTGGAGGAGGTGCTGCGCCGACCGGGGTTCGCCGGCGTGATGACCTACTCGCTGGCCGAGTCGGTGTGGCTCGCCGACCTCGGCCACGACGACGTGCTGCTGGCCTACCCCTCCGTGAGCCGTGCATCGCTGCACGACCTCGCCGCCGAGGAGCAGCGGCTCGCGGCCATCACGGTCATGGTCGACTCCACCGACCACCTCGACCTCGTCGACGCCGTCCTCGGGGCCGGCCGCCCCACGATCCGGGTCTGCCTCGACGTCGACGCCTCGCTGCGGCTCGGCCCGATCCACCTCGGCGCCCGCCGCTCGCCGGTGCACACCGTCGAGGAGGCCGAGCGGCTGGCACGCGCGGTGGCCGAGCGTCCGGGCTTCGCGCTGGTGGGGCTGATGTTCTACGACGCCCAGATCGCCGGGGTCCCGGACTCCTCGCCGGCGGTGCGGCTGATGAAGCGCCGCTCCGCCGCCGAGCTGGTCGACCGGCGGGCGACCGTCGTCGCCACCGTCGGCCGGCACGCGGAGCTCGAGATCGTCAACGCCGGCGGCACCGGCAGCCTGCACGTCGTCGGCGGGGACCCGGTCCTCACCGAGCTCACCGCCGGCTCCGGGCTCTTCGCCCCCACCCTCTTCGACGGGTACGCCGGCTTCAGCCCCCGCCCCGCGGGGTACTACGCGCTCGACGTCGTGCGCCGTCCGGCGGCGGACCTCGCCACGCTGTTCTCCGGGGGCTTCATCGCCTCGGGCCCGACCGGCGCGAGCCGCGCCCCCACGCCGGTCTGGCCCGAGGACCTGGCGCTCACGCGCGCCGAGGGCGCCGGTGAGGTGCAGACCCCGGTCCGCGGGGCCGGTGCCGGCGCGCTGGCGGTCGGCGACCGGGTGCTGCTGCGGCACGCGAAGGCGGGGGAGATGTGCGAGCGGCTGGCCGAGGTCGCCCGGGTCGACGCGGACGGGACCGCGCGCGTGGTGCCGACGTACCGCGGCGAGGGGAGGGTCTTCGGATGA
- a CDS encoding fumarylacetoacetate hydrolase family protein: MRIARFTTGEDPQYGVVTGDLDEHGQLGEDAVIVALAGDPLYVGVKLLEQEHRLEDVRLLAPVLPRSKVVGIGRNYAKHAAELGNDVPDEPLMFLKPNTSVVGPGDPVFHPRQTQDLQYEGELAVVIGRICRDVPPEKATDVIHGYTIANDVTARDLQRSDDQWTRAKGFDSFCPLGPWVETDLDPQAFADGLRVRTYLNGDVVQDGSTADMIFDVPTLVAHVSSVMTLLPGDVILTGTPEGVGRMHVGDEVEVAIDGLGALTNTIKER; this comes from the coding sequence GTGCGCATCGCGAGATTCACCACGGGCGAGGACCCGCAGTACGGCGTCGTGACCGGCGACCTCGACGAGCACGGCCAGCTGGGCGAGGACGCGGTCATCGTGGCCCTCGCCGGCGACCCGTTGTACGTCGGCGTCAAGCTGCTCGAGCAGGAGCACCGCCTCGAGGACGTCCGGCTCCTCGCACCGGTCCTGCCCCGCAGCAAGGTCGTCGGCATCGGCCGCAACTACGCCAAGCACGCCGCCGAGCTCGGCAACGACGTGCCCGACGAGCCGCTGATGTTCCTCAAGCCCAACACCTCGGTGGTCGGCCCGGGCGACCCGGTCTTCCACCCCCGCCAGACCCAGGACCTGCAGTACGAGGGCGAGCTGGCCGTCGTCATCGGCCGCATCTGCCGCGACGTCCCGCCCGAGAAGGCGACCGACGTCATCCACGGCTACACCATCGCCAACGACGTCACCGCCCGCGACCTGCAGCGCAGCGACGACCAGTGGACGCGGGCCAAGGGCTTCGACTCCTTCTGCCCGCTGGGCCCCTGGGTCGAGACCGACCTCGACCCGCAGGCCTTCGCCGACGGCCTACGCGTGCGCACCTACCTCAACGGTGACGTCGTCCAGGACGGCTCGACGGCCGACATGATCTTCGACGTCCCGACCCTCGTCGCCCACGTCAGCAGCGTGATGACCCTGCTGCCCGGCGACGTGATCCTCACCGGCACCCCCGAGGGCGTCGGCCGCATGCACGTCGGCGACGAGGTCGAGGTCGCCATCGACGGCCTCGGCGCGCTGACCAACACCATCAAGGAGCGCTGA
- a CDS encoding pyridoxal phosphate-dependent decarboxylase family protein, with the protein MPPTPTLLRHVLHPAHVGEYATATRLAVDHLSTALGRVRGPATGLDPERAAKPVRDVDLDAPLGCTAQALAELDRVWLDDTVWFHEPGYAAHLNCPVLIPSLVAEVLVSGVNASLDTFDQSVGGTFVERHLVDWVCERAGLGPAADGVFTSGGTQSNLQGLHLARDHVRTRTGADLDRLRVLVSADGHYSVQRSARLLGLSPDAVMAVPVDDRRRMRPEALADALTRVEAEGAVPMAVVATAGTTDHGAIDPLVPAADLAHEHGAWLHVDAAYGGGLLVSRRRRQLLDGIERADSVTVDFHKTWFQPVSCSAVLVRDRAHLRHVTAHADYLNPADGGGLATRRPDQVDKSLQTTRRFDALKLWLTLRVMGADAVGELVDAVVDLAQAAHQRLREDDRVEVLAAPELSTLLLRPVAPGLDPAMVDALVPRVRAALWDGGEHVVAATVVDGRRWLKLTLLNPMAGVEDVMSVVDGIVAAADGLLGTEAA; encoded by the coding sequence GTGCCACCCACCCCTACCCTCCTGCGGCACGTGCTGCACCCGGCCCACGTCGGCGAGTACGCCACCGCGACGCGTCTGGCCGTCGACCACCTCAGCACGGCCCTCGGCCGGGTCCGCGGGCCGGCCACCGGCCTGGACCCCGAGCGCGCGGCCAAGCCGGTGCGCGACGTCGACCTCGACGCACCCCTCGGCTGCACGGCCCAGGCCCTCGCCGAGCTCGACCGCGTCTGGCTCGACGACACCGTGTGGTTCCACGAGCCCGGCTACGCCGCCCACCTCAACTGTCCGGTCCTCATCCCCTCGCTGGTCGCCGAGGTTCTCGTCAGCGGCGTCAACGCCAGCCTGGACACCTTCGACCAGTCCGTCGGCGGCACGTTCGTGGAGCGCCACCTGGTCGACTGGGTCTGCGAGCGGGCGGGCCTCGGGCCCGCCGCCGACGGGGTCTTCACCTCCGGCGGCACCCAGTCCAACCTGCAGGGCCTGCACCTGGCACGCGACCACGTCCGCACGCGGACCGGGGCCGACCTCGACCGGTTGCGGGTGCTGGTCTCGGCCGACGGGCACTACTCGGTCCAGCGGTCCGCCCGGCTGCTGGGCCTCTCCCCCGACGCCGTCATGGCCGTCCCCGTCGACGACCGTCGCCGGATGCGTCCCGAGGCACTGGCCGACGCGTTGACTCGGGTGGAGGCCGAGGGCGCCGTCCCGATGGCCGTCGTCGCCACCGCCGGCACCACCGACCACGGGGCGATCGACCCGCTGGTCCCGGCCGCCGACCTCGCGCACGAGCACGGGGCGTGGCTGCACGTCGACGCGGCGTACGGCGGTGGGCTGCTCGTCTCCCGTCGGCGCCGACAGCTCCTCGACGGCATCGAGCGCGCCGACTCGGTGACGGTGGACTTCCACAAGACGTGGTTCCAGCCGGTCTCGTGCAGCGCCGTGCTGGTCCGCGACCGCGCGCACCTGCGGCACGTGACGGCGCACGCCGACTACCTCAACCCCGCCGACGGCGGCGGGCTCGCCACCCGCCGACCGGACCAGGTCGACAAGAGCCTGCAGACCACGCGGCGCTTCGACGCGCTCAAGCTGTGGCTGACCCTGCGGGTGATGGGCGCCGACGCGGTCGGGGAGCTGGTCGACGCGGTCGTCGACCTGGCGCAGGCAGCCCACCAGCGACTGCGCGAGGACGACCGCGTCGAGGTGCTGGCCGCACCCGAGCTCAGCACCCTGCTGCTGCGCCCGGTCGCTCCCGGGCTCGACCCCGCCATGGTCGACGCGCTCGTGCCGCGGGTGCGCGCCGCCCTCTGGGACGGCGGCGAGCACGTGGTCGCCGCGACCGTGGTGGACGGCCGCCGCTGGCTCAAGCTCACCCTGCTCAACCCGATGGCCGGCGTCGAGGACGTGATGTCGGTGGTCGACGGCATCGTCGCTGCTGCGGACGGCCTGCTCGGGACGGAGGCGGCATGA
- a CDS encoding pentapeptide repeat-containing protein: MREETGTTHRGEDWYAEELVGARFTSCTFTDVDLTEATIRGSVFTDCRFERCAFNASVHESTAYVTCTFSGCNLFDSTWEGCKLSGSAFERCTTRPLRVVGGQWRGVSLRGANLSGQDLTGLDLRDADLSLADLSGAVLRDCGLGGALVRETDLRRADLRGATLEGVDLREAQLAETRLDLAGAVLLAELSGAIVD; this comes from the coding sequence GTGCGTGAGGAGACCGGGACGACCCACCGCGGCGAGGACTGGTACGCCGAGGAGCTGGTCGGTGCCCGGTTCACCTCGTGCACGTTCACCGATGTGGACCTCACCGAGGCGACGATCCGTGGGTCGGTCTTCACCGACTGCCGCTTCGAGCGGTGCGCGTTCAACGCCTCGGTCCACGAGTCGACGGCCTACGTCACCTGCACCTTCAGCGGGTGCAACCTCTTCGACTCCACGTGGGAGGGCTGCAAGCTCAGCGGCTCGGCCTTCGAGCGGTGCACGACCCGACCGTTGCGCGTGGTGGGTGGTCAGTGGCGCGGGGTCTCCCTGCGCGGCGCGAACCTCTCCGGGCAGGACCTGACCGGGCTCGACCTGCGCGACGCCGACCTGTCGCTGGCCGACCTGTCCGGGGCGGTGCTGCGCGACTGCGGGCTGGGCGGTGCGCTGGTGCGCGAGACCGACCTCAGGCGCGCCGACCTGCGGGGCGCGACCCTCGAGGGGGTCGACCTGCGCGAGGCGCAGCTCGCCGAGACACGGCTGGACCTCGCCGGCGCGGTGCTGCTGGCCGAGCTGTCCGGCGCGATCGTGGACTGA
- a CDS encoding GNAT family N-acetyltransferase codes for MRTTIEPLALDGATVRLLHRWVTHPRSVYWQMGEASADEVALEYSGISASSTHHAWLGRVDGEPTFLAETYDPAHSPLAGLPEVREGDLGMHVLVAPPEGPPRSGLTRAVFAAVLEHCFAEESVRRVVVEPDVGNDAIARLNKEAGFVVARTVELPEKTAALSFLTREDWLATSGRDADPAPHLSPALLGAAQRRLVTKALSELCHERLLVPVPDGPGRWRVDGPTSSHRFAARVLPLEHWDVDPGSVTREVDGAAVDLDVQELVVEHADALGLRGELVAVYLEELAATLAWTCWQLAHPGPPVASLLTASHGEVEAAMTEGHPGFLANRGRIGFGLADHEAYSPDAAAPVRLLWLAVRRDRARLTLGEGWTEDGLYATGLGSEVELMHDRLRRRGLDPADHLLMPVHPWQWDRKVAVTFAPDVARRDLVVLGEGTSRHQAMQSIRTFADLDDPCRPQVKTALAIQNMGFVRGLSPAYMEATPAISDWVARLVAGDPALQRLGFSVLREVAAVGYTGDVYHRAAPGAPQRKMLAALWRESPVGAVGDGERIVTLASLLHRDPAGDSYATALVEASGLTPREWLGRCLDAYLRPVVHCLLAHDLAFMPHGENLLLVLRDQAPVRCVMKDLGEEVAVLSQTRVLPPEVERVRAEVDDDDRCLAVLTDVVDGVLRHLAATWDRDGVLPVADFWDEVACCLERHAADHPELSSAAADYALQRPTFRHSCLNRLQLRDARHMVDLSDQASSFLYAGELDNPLHRAVPDGGSAAG; via the coding sequence ATGAGGACCACGATCGAGCCGCTCGCCCTGGACGGGGCGACCGTGCGGCTGCTGCACCGCTGGGTCACCCACCCCCGGTCGGTCTACTGGCAGATGGGCGAGGCGTCCGCCGACGAGGTGGCGCTGGAGTACTCCGGCATCAGCGCGTCGAGCACCCATCACGCGTGGCTGGGCCGCGTCGACGGCGAGCCGACATTCCTCGCCGAGACCTACGACCCGGCGCACTCCCCGCTCGCCGGGCTGCCGGAGGTGCGGGAGGGCGACCTGGGCATGCACGTGCTCGTCGCGCCCCCCGAGGGGCCGCCGCGCTCGGGGCTCACCCGCGCCGTCTTCGCCGCGGTGCTCGAGCACTGCTTCGCCGAGGAGTCCGTACGCCGCGTCGTCGTCGAGCCCGACGTCGGCAACGATGCGATCGCCCGGCTCAACAAGGAGGCCGGCTTCGTCGTCGCCCGCACCGTCGAGCTGCCGGAGAAGACCGCGGCGCTGTCGTTCCTGACCCGCGAGGACTGGCTGGCCACCTCCGGGCGCGACGCCGACCCGGCGCCGCACCTGAGCCCGGCCCTGCTGGGCGCCGCCCAGCGACGGCTGGTGACCAAGGCGCTCTCCGAGCTGTGCCACGAGCGGCTGCTCGTGCCCGTCCCGGACGGGCCCGGCCGGTGGCGCGTGGACGGGCCGACGTCGAGCCACCGCTTCGCGGCGAGGGTCCTGCCGCTGGAGCACTGGGACGTCGACCCCGGGTCGGTGACCCGCGAGGTCGACGGCGCGGCGGTCGACCTCGACGTCCAGGAGCTCGTGGTCGAGCACGCCGATGCGCTGGGGCTGCGCGGCGAGCTGGTCGCCGTCTACCTCGAGGAACTGGCCGCCACCCTGGCGTGGACCTGCTGGCAGCTGGCCCACCCGGGGCCGCCGGTAGCCTCGCTGCTGACGGCCTCGCACGGCGAGGTCGAGGCCGCGATGACCGAGGGGCACCCGGGCTTCCTGGCCAACCGCGGGCGGATCGGCTTCGGCCTGGCCGACCACGAGGCCTACTCCCCCGACGCCGCCGCGCCGGTGCGGCTGCTGTGGCTGGCGGTGCGGCGCGACCGCGCCCGGCTCACGCTCGGCGAGGGTTGGACCGAGGACGGGCTCTACGCGACCGGGCTGGGCTCCGAGGTCGAGCTGATGCACGACCGGCTGCGCCGACGTGGCCTCGATCCCGCCGACCACCTCCTGATGCCCGTCCACCCCTGGCAGTGGGACCGCAAGGTCGCCGTCACGTTCGCCCCCGACGTGGCGCGACGGGACCTGGTCGTCCTGGGCGAGGGCACGTCGCGTCACCAGGCGATGCAGTCGATCCGGACCTTCGCCGACCTCGACGATCCGTGCCGACCGCAGGTGAAGACCGCGCTGGCCATCCAGAACATGGGCTTCGTGCGCGGGTTGTCCCCGGCGTACATGGAGGCGACGCCGGCGATCAGTGACTGGGTGGCCCGGCTGGTGGCCGGCGACCCGGCGCTGCAGCGGCTGGGCTTCTCGGTGCTGCGGGAGGTCGCAGCCGTCGGCTACACCGGCGACGTCTACCACCGCGCCGCGCCCGGGGCGCCGCAGCGCAAGATGCTCGCGGCGCTGTGGCGCGAGAGCCCGGTGGGCGCGGTCGGCGACGGTGAGCGCATCGTCACCCTCGCCTCCCTGCTGCACCGCGACCCGGCAGGCGACTCCTACGCCACCGCGCTGGTCGAGGCCTCCGGGCTTACCCCGCGCGAGTGGCTGGGCCGGTGCCTGGACGCCTACCTGCGCCCCGTCGTCCACTGCCTGCTGGCCCACGACCTCGCGTTCATGCCGCACGGGGAGAACCTCCTGCTCGTGCTGCGCGACCAGGCCCCCGTGCGCTGCGTGATGAAGGACCTCGGGGAGGAGGTCGCGGTGCTCTCGCAGACCCGCGTGCTGCCGCCGGAGGTGGAGCGGGTGCGCGCGGAGGTCGACGACGACGATCGGTGCCTGGCGGTGCTCACCGACGTCGTCGACGGCGTGCTGCGCCACCTGGCCGCGACCTGGGACCGCGACGGCGTGCTGCCCGTGGCCGACTTCTGGGACGAGGTGGCCTGCTGCCTGGAGCGGCACGCCGCCGACCACCCGGAGCTGTCGTCGGCCGCAGCCGACTACGCCCTGCAGCGACCGACGTTCCGGCACTCCTGCCTCAACCGGCTGCAGCTGCGCGACGCCCGCCACATGGTCGACCTCTCCGACCAGGCCTCGTCGTTCCTGTACGCCGGTGAGCTGGACAACCCGCTGCACCGAGCCGTCCCCGATGGCGGGTCCGCGGCTGGATAG